CCGGCTCGGTCTGGTCGGGCAGTTTCAGGGGCGAAGCGCCGGGCGCGGCGCCGCCGATCACGAAGCGTTCGTTGTGGCTGTAGTTGAGAACCACCTGACCATCGGCGAACAGGCCGCTGATCAGGTAGCGGTCACGCAACTGATCGTTGGTGGCGCCGTCCATCATGTCCGGATGGGTGGCCTGAAGCGTCTTGGCGAACATGCGGCGGTCTCCTCGAAGGCGGTCTGTTTGTGGTCAGGTAACCGGTGTCATGTCTTTGGGCAAGATAGTTCCTCCCCCAGGCGCGTAGCGCCGGATCGGGGAGGTGTCCGACGCGCAGCGTCGGATGGAGGGGGTCTCCAACGCAAGCAAGCGGCAGCGGAAAAGGTTCAGCAGCAACGGGTGGGGGCCCCCTCCCCCACGGCCTGCGGCCGCGGTCCCCCTCTCCCGATGGGGGAGGAATAAAAAAAGGACGCCCGCCGGTCAGCGGACGCCCTTTAGCTGCGGCCCGCCAAGTGCGGGGCGGAACGGGAGGTCGAGGGTGGGTCGCCTCACCGTTCCCGGCGGGCCGCGAGCATTTCTGCCCGGCGGAACCGGTCCTAGATGTCGTCTTCCTCGGTCGGGCCGACGAGGAGTTCTTCCTCGATGTCGGTCGACTTGCCGCGGACCTGGGCCTCGATCTCGGCGGCCATGTCCGGGTTGTTCTTGAGGAACTCGCGGACGTTGTCGCGGCCCTGGCCGATGCGCTGGCTGTTCCAGGAGAACCAGCTGCCCGACTTCTCGATGACCCCGGCCTTCACACCCAGATCGATGATCTCGCCGAACTTGGAGATGCCCTGGCCGTACATGATGTCGAACTCGACCTCGCGGAAGGGCGGCGCCACCTTGTTCTTGACGACCTTGACCCGGACGTTGTTGCCGATGATCTCGTCGCGGACCTTGACCGAGCCGGTGCGGCGGATGTCGAGGCGGACCGAGGCGTAGAACTTCAGGGCGTTGCCGCCGGTCGTCGTCTCCGGACTGCCGTACATCACCCCGATCTTCATGCGGATCTGGTTGATGAAGATGACAATGGTCTTGGCCTTGTGGATCGAGCCGGTCAGCTTGCGCAGCGCCTGGCTCATCAGACGGGCCTGCAGGCCCGGCAGGCTGTCGCCCATCTCGCCTTCGATTTCGGCGCGCGGCGTCAGGGCCGCCACGGAGTCGATGACGATGATGTCGACGGCGTTCGAGCGCACCAGGGTGTCGGTGATCTCCAGCGCTTGCTCGCCGGTGTCCGGCTGCGAGACGAGGAGTTCGTCGAGGTTGACCCCCAGCTTGTGGGCGTAGGACGGATCCAGCGCATGCTCGGCGTCGACGAAGGCGGCGGTGCCGCCGGCCTTCTGGACCTCGGCCACCACATGCAGGGCCAGGGTGGTCTTGCCCGAGCTTTCCGGACCGTAGATCTCGACGATCCGCCCCTTGGGCAGGCCGCCGATGCCAAGCGCGATGTCGAGGCCGAGCGAGCCGGTGGAGACGCTTTCGATCTCCTCGATCTTGCCCTTCACGCCCAGCTTCATAACCGAGCCCTTGCCGAACGCCCGATCGATCTGGCTCAGCGCCGCTTCCAGAGCGCGCTGCTTGTCACCGTCGTCTTTACCCACGAGCTTCAATGCCGCCTGACTAGCCATACCAAGTCCACCTTGTCCCACGATTCTCGCCGGCCCGCCCGGCGCGTCTGGGATATAAGTACATGGTTTGTTCTTGTTCGCAATATGTTCTCGTTTGGGACGGCAACATTTTTGCGCAAGGCCGGACCGGAAGCCCGCGAGAGGGACTCGCCCATTTCGTGCTGTGACGGCCTGACGCACCCGGCTGACAACGGCCCCTTAAGCTCCTCTCGCCTACAGGAAATGGCCCTATCCGGAGTCACGCCTTGCCCACCTCTTCCCTGACGCTGCTCGGCTTCGCCTTCGCCGCCGGTGATCTTCTCCTCGAGCTGGACGCCGCCGGGACGGTGCTGGAGGCCGTCGGGGCCGCGCAGTCGATGCTCGGCGTGGCGGAGGAAGAACTGGTTGGCCGGCCGCTGACCAGCATCTTCGATGACACCGATGTCCAGCTGCTGGGCGCCATCCTCGAATGCCTGGACGAGGGTCAACGGCGCGGACCCGCCACCCTGCGTCTCGCTCGCCCCGGCCAGCACGGCGCCGCGGTCACCCTGCGCAAGCTGCCCGGCAACAGCGGTCGCATCTCCTGCGCCCTCCTGGCCGCTCCGCTGCCCAACACCCGGGGCGGCGAGGACGGCATGCATGATCGCGCCAGCTTCGAGGCCGTGGCCCGGGGCCTGACCGAAGCCGCCCACCTGGCCGGCCGCGAGCTGGAACTGGCCATGGTCGACCTGGCCGGGCTGGAGGAGGCCCGCCGCGCGCTCGCTCCGGCCGAGGTCAGGTCGCTCGACGCCCGCGTCGCCGGCGCCCTCCGGGCCGAGGCCGGCCAGCACGGGGCCGCCGCCAGGCTGGAGGGCGAACGCTTCGCCCTGCTGCGCGAGGCCGGCGAGACCCCGGACCTGGTCGCCCGCCGCCTCAGCCGCGCCATCGCCACCGCCGCCGGCGCCGCGCCGATCGGCGGCAAGGTGCAGTCGGTGCCGCTGGAGATCGCCTCTCCCGGGCGCCTCGCCCGGGCCATGCGCTACGCCCTCGACGACTTCCTGGCCGAAGGCCTGAAGGACGTTCCGCCACGATCGATGGCCGACGCCATGAACCGCTCGGTGCGCCGCACCCTGGCGCGGGCGGGCGAACTGGGCGCCGCCGTCAGCCAGCGCCGTTTCTCCCTCGCCTTCCAGCCGGTTGTCGCCCTGGCCGACGGCAGCCTGCATCACCACGAGGCCCTTGTCCGCTTCGAGGACAACGCCAGCCCCTTCGCCATGGTCCGCATGGCCGAGGAGTTCGACCTCATCGAGGAGCTCGACCGTGCCGTCCTCGAACAGGCGATCCGCCGCATCAAGGGCGACCGGACCGGCGAACTGCGCCTGGCGGTCAACATCTCCGGCCG
The nucleotide sequence above comes from Caulobacter sp. NIBR1757. Encoded proteins:
- a CDS encoding EAL domain-containing protein, which produces MPTSSLTLLGFAFAAGDLLLELDAAGTVLEAVGAAQSMLGVAEEELVGRPLTSIFDDTDVQLLGAILECLDEGQRRGPATLRLARPGQHGAAVTLRKLPGNSGRISCALLAAPLPNTRGGEDGMHDRASFEAVARGLTEAAHLAGRELELAMVDLAGLEEARRALAPAEVRSLDARVAGALRAEAGQHGAAARLEGERFALLREAGETPDLVARRLSRAIATAAGAAPIGGKVQSVPLEIASPGRLARAMRYALDDFLAEGLKDVPPRSMADAMNRSVRRTLARAGELGAAVSQRRFSLAFQPVVALADGSLHHHEALVRFEDNASPFAMVRMAEEFDLIEELDRAVLEQAIRRIKGDRTGELRLAVNISGRSIGSAPFVEGLQRLISQTANLGQRLILEITESAAIDDLAQANRHIQALRSTGCIVCLDDFGAGSASLAYLQTLTVDVVKIDGRYVRDLTGGGRDAALVRHVVRLCQDLKVRTVAEMVENKEVEAAVREAGVDMAQGWYYGRPAETPAQPIKHAAPTNLRRAGAKESWG
- the recA gene encoding recombinase RecA; the protein is MASQAALKLVGKDDGDKQRALEAALSQIDRAFGKGSVMKLGVKGKIEEIESVSTGSLGLDIALGIGGLPKGRIVEIYGPESSGKTTLALHVVAEVQKAGGTAAFVDAEHALDPSYAHKLGVNLDELLVSQPDTGEQALEITDTLVRSNAVDIIVIDSVAALTPRAEIEGEMGDSLPGLQARLMSQALRKLTGSIHKAKTIVIFINQIRMKIGVMYGSPETTTGGNALKFYASVRLDIRRTGSVKVRDEIIGNNVRVKVVKNKVAPPFREVEFDIMYGQGISKFGEIIDLGVKAGVIEKSGSWFSWNSQRIGQGRDNVREFLKNNPDMAAEIEAQVRGKSTDIEEELLVGPTEEDDI